The nucleotide sequence GAGAGAAAGAGGTGATGCGATGCGAGAGTTGAGGATTCTGAAGACGTGTTCTGTTATGTCGATCTGTCTGCAACTTCAGTTTCCTCACTTATTTTTGTCTtgcaattttacggtccttgaggagtTACCATAaggtaccactttttctattataaaattGGGGTCACGTGATGGGCTCGTGATCTTTCGCTTATTTCCGATCCTACCCCATCGCGATGGATGGACCGATTTACTTCAGTACCGGGAGTTACTGGTACCCCTCAGTACCATCTGCTGGACGGTAGCAATGctctaaatttggtacctcatggtaactaggtaccaaattttatactaaatttttgaTACCTCATGATACATTCTCAAGAACCGTAGAATTGCTCATTTTTGTCTGGTTGGTTCATCTATATAAGCCGTAGAAAAATAAACGAAGCAACGgaaataatttataggtaaaacttttatatctttattattcgcCGTTTAAAAGCTAATCTTGAAAAATGAAtccctcaaaatcaactctaaaatggTATGTAAAACTTTGGCTGCAGCTGATAAGACAACAATGGTAGTAGTTATTACTGATTACTGAACTTTCTTTCTCATTCTTCAGTCTCAAACTTTTTCACCTGAATGCAGTAGTAGAATCTAACATGCCAATCTATGTTCTTAATCTACACTGCACAACCTATACTATATATGTGATAAAAGAATTATAATGTTTATTAATATGCTGTGTGATATGATATCTGAACATCGCCAGGGACAGAATTCTGGGACGCATACTTGGATTTCAGAATGAATGATGCAAAGGGACTAAGATGaaatggcagcagcagcagtgaagTCAAAGGGCCAGAGAACGTACACCTGCAAGTGAGTAATTTAACCTCGGATTCTCTCTGGGCTTGTGGTAAATGTTTCTTAATGAATTCCTCCACAAGAATGGAAACGTTGCAGGAGTAAATTCTTTCCCCCAACGGCTGGCTATATATATACCCACATTTCTTCAGGTAATAAAAGCCAGCTGGGTACTTACTGCATGGAGAGGTAAATATCAGAAGATACAGCTGCAAAGGACATTTCACTCCATTTTTCTACACCCATTTACTTGCATTTACTGTGCCATTGTCATGCCAATTATCTGTAagggtttttattttcttttcgtgCTGTGTCAGGTGCAGCAAGGCTGTAATGTATggaatcctttttttttgtagtGTAGGATGGAGAAAGAAAATTATGTATATCGTTCTTGGACAATCTTCAGAACTAACTTCAACATTATTTATTTCAAATGGGTTTAGTGACATAAGTTGATTTTGTCCATATGTAGTGAGTGTGTGTCTGTGtatagccatttttgtcaaaatcaatcaAATTTGGACCCAATATGCGCCAAGTATATATGTGCAGCCTGTCAATAGCTGTGTGCCCAAGTAGTTTATAATTGTCCCCTTTATATATTAGAAAACTCTTCCTAAATAGGAGTAATTATGGACAAAAACAGCCAATGGTGATACTGCAAGTTTATATTTGCCAAATTTACTAAAAGAATTCATTCTAAATATCATGGACAAAAAAGTGAATGGCAATAGTGGTAGTATTAGTGCACCTTTTGGTGGTATATAAACCGAATTCTGGACAATTTGTTGGTAGTTTTAATTTAGATATGCATTTGCACCCCCTTTTTGTTAAGAGAGTGTTGGAAGAAGAGGCACAAGTTAGATCATAGAGAAGCTATGAGGCTTTGCCTTCGGGCCTGCTTTGTACAGCTATAGGAGCACTAGAAAGCAAGCAATTGCAACAGTAACTCCACATGATTCCACCCAATAAACATTGTGTTAATTAGAAGCTACTGCTTTAGATCTAGATGTGTGGCCACTTTACTCAACCAAACTAACAccagccctctctctctctctctctctatagtACTACTAGCTGCTTTTAGCTTCTGCAACCACCTTCTCCTTCCTGGATAAACCAATATAGTTGGCCAAGGTATATCTTTCTCCCTAAAGACGCTGGCTGTGTATATCCGCGTATGAATGTAGATGTCGGATTTCTATCCATtatttaagaaataaaaaacaCTCACAATTTGCTCGTTATTGTAGGGAGATCATTTTCTTGAAACCAAAATTGTATGGCACAAAGTATAGCACATCCATGCAAACAAAAACTTCCAAAGTTTTTTGAACAATAATATTTAATTATCAGGTGGGTGGTTTGGTTTATTAAGGTGAAATTTCTATGATTGTCTATATATCATTGAGAGTGACAGAATAATATGTTATACTAGAGGATTTGAATTTCGAATCCCTTAtctgtgttctttcccatttcaaaactaaaataaataaataaatcaaaacTCCCAAGTTCTGTACTTTGTGCCTGTCTGTTAATCGATGCATCCATCTACTGCAAAATGAATAGCAGCAGAGCTCCAAATGGCAGTAGCAGCTGCAACCAtgtccttttatttttcttttaggcAGCAGTAAAAATGGACATGAGCAAGATCCAGCAGCACTGGTGattttgtgagagagagaaggtgcagtAGCAGATGTAGAAGGGGACAAGGAAGAAGGTCCTTTCGTGAGAGTGAGTTTGCTGCAGTTCTTTCCAGGAGACCAGGATCCATTTGGTAGCCAAGCCTTCCATTTTCTTCAGAACTTGAGAAGATTCAGCAAAGATGTCTGTCTATCTGAGTTCATGATCTGAACTCTCAATAAGGAGTTAAGGACAGGTTGCAGTGGAGCTGAAACAACCGATGTTTAGTAATCTCAATTTTTCCCTAATCTCAAAAGGAAACAGGACAGTACATATTGTTCCTGCAAAGTTCATAATGAGAAATTGAGAACAGGCATCGGACATTCAGACATGGTATGATAAGAATCGGTAACAGGTTGACAGGTTGTTAGACCAGTAAGATTAAAAGAATTGAGGAtcaaatcatcatcatcatgatgGACCGGCGTTTGATTTGTTTTATGTAAGAGATGAGTATTAGCAAGGAATGATCACAACCCTGAACCTTGATGCTCAAGCGACTGATCCTTTAGGCTTTTGACCAATGGCCGCCGGTGAGCCTCTTTTGGCCACAAGGAGAATTTAAGACAGTTATCTTGGGATACCAATTGTCCATTCCATGCATATGCATTATCTAACAAGATCCTCAGTTCCcatatactacctctattttcTAAATATATGACCCTGTTAGCTTTTAGATATGTTATTTGACCTTTTCTTTTATTAAGGAAAACTACGcatgtattatttattttattgtgatttgttttatcaCTAAATATACTTTAAACATGACATATATTTTACCCACCTAATTCAACTAAATAAAGTAGATTCAATTTTGAAATTTCGTTCCATTGAATTAGATGGGCCAAGAAGTACTCAACGGTCAGTCTGTACTCAACCATTTTATATTAGCTGCAGCCaaaatttaatttgtaaaaGTTAATTTCATTGTTGATTTtagctttttttcttcttctgcctTAGCTTTTAAACCAATTGatataaaatttacatataaaGTACTTTTAGTTGATTTGTTGATTAGTAGTTAATTATCAGCCTCCTCCATGAAAAACAAAGCAGAGGCGGTACGGATGGAGTGAGGCGCAGCGGCCGCACGTACGGCCCGCAGCTGACGGTGGTGGAGGAGAAAATTGGTTTGGTGCGAGGCGAAGCGGACGGACgcacggacggccgagatccgCCGCAGCGTCGCCTTAAGGGACAATCCGGCCGTCCGTCCGTACGTGCAGGGACATCTGATCTGGGTGGTGGATGGGCAGCTACAGGACAAAATTAAGGCCGGTGTCGCTGGTATACACGTAGTACAGTAAAGAGCTGGCTGATTACGGTAAGGCATACGCGTAAGGGACACTTTGAATCCGTAGGACCGAGAAAACGTAAGATTTTAATAAGATTGTGAAACACAGAAATTAGataagagataaagactcaaaggaaagttaaacctcatgttagattttttttttccaaaacttACATggtattagttattttatatgaatttcataggattcaattTTATCTATTCATTTGACTCAAAGGATCATCTAGGAAAAAATCCATAAGAATAAAATCCTCCAAAAATCATCTAACTTTCCTATGAATCAAAAGGGACCTAAGAGTGTTAAAGCTGAAACAGTtagaacaaattaattaagcaaagCTTAAGGACCGTTAGAATCACTGGAAtgagaaaaaacaaagaaatatgAAAACACATGATTCTAATAGAAATGGAAGCATAAAATGGAGaattgcaaaacataggaatgaccatTTGATTGGCCCTAGGAAAAATACatgaatcggatgagagagagatTCAAAGGAATTTTCCAAGAGCTCTGAGCTCTTGCTaagttttctccaaaatctctataggattatcCTTCCATAGGAATTatttctataggattgaaaacctctaaaattcctatgttttttcttcaGGGGCcctaatactccatccatttaaAAATGTAAggcatattttattttctgattTTTATAAAAGTCTAAGGTACATTTGTAGTCACtatatgctaaattaaattgtttgaCCGGAATCCAAGAAGTCATCTGTCATCTTAGTACTCATTagttacatgcatgcatttgtATAGTTGTTTGGTTTTATCACATGACGGATGAATTAATTACTTTTTAGTCTTGctgataaaataaatatggCTTAAActtttagatggagggagtagtacattgAGATTAGGCAACATTCAAGTGAGCAAAGAGAGGGTGCACATGTCTCCCAAACTACTAATGGtatatttttaacaaaattttaaagttgcttaaaaatcatattaatttattttttaaatttaaaataattaatactcaattaattatgctATAATGATTTATCTCTTTTGCATCTCAATCTTCTCCAATCCTCTTCTCTCAAACACAACCATAATTAGTTATGGCAGCACTAAGAGCTTTGGTCCATATAATAATTCTTGGGTATGCCGCATCACATGAGAGATTATCACTTTGGAACTGGCTTTATTTGCCTGGGCTTTGTTGTAGCGATGATGCTACCACTTTGGAGCTGTGTGGTTGGGCCACATTCAGCCGTGTCTGTTTGTTCGAGGTGGGCCCTAATCGGATACCGGGGAACCCGTTACCGGCCCAACTTATGAGCCGTGCTCGAAAGGCCACCATCTGCCGATCTGCGGCAGGAATACCATTGATTGAATTCTGTTTTATTGATTGAAATTTGAAGAGATTCTGCAAAACAGGGGAATTAGAGGCTTTGAAATTCGAAAATTGACGAGAAACAATCGTCTGCCAAGAGCAGTCCGGGTCACTGCTCAAGTGCTCATCCGACTTTTGCATCGGAGCTTTGGATGTTCAGCTCCGGTCAGCTTGCGGATTGGGCGTTCCAGAATTTTGGCTTCCCAGTTCAAGTGTAAAGCTAGCGTGAGAATATTCAGAGATGTTCGTATTAGTACTGTATATAGATACCGTTTCACCTAGTTCTTTTGCTAGCTACTACTATAAAAGATTTCCCTGTTTCGCAGTCAGATTGAGATCCCCAATAGTGAAACTCCAATAGCTCGACCTCGCGGTTTAACATGCGTTAAGCTTGAGAAAAGAGAGTAGAGGTTTGCGGTCTAACATGCTGCGCGGATCTGGACTGAATGAATTAAGCTTGAGAAAAGAAAGTAGAGCTAACTGTATCCCAAATATTTATACACAAATATTTGTAGTGCTAATTACTGCACAATCACTAGTATTCTATAACTAGTACACACAAATTAAATCCTGTTGGTGCATCATCATGGATCCTTCCAATGGAACAGGGGATGTGCTCAAACTGAAATAGTTCTAagggcattcccaacccaagacactagatatagtttccataaactctatatcatcaagaaactaatactagacactactcttctaatgcaaacactactatttcatacttaaatttaatgctatttATCTCACATAATgttttaatgctacttatctcacataatatcttggatgttgtgtagaaaccatgtctcatacAAGACATATTCATTTATGTCTATCCTAATCATTGGGTTGAGAATACCCTAAGTATCCATGTTTATCAGTTTATGTTGTTGTCTTTTACTTTAATTTCGCTTTACATTTTTATTGCTCGGCTAGCCTGCTCGAATTCAACGCATATTCGGCTAGCCTGCTCGAATTCAACGCATATGGCACTTTAACATGTATTTTTCTGGAGTGGATTGCCAATTACAAATTTACAATTCGTTTTCTTTGGGGCATCTTGAACCAATTAGTTTTCTATTGATCATTTTGAGCATCTTAAAAAATTACTGCTTAGATCGAAGGCGTATGAGCTTATGATAACATAACATGTTGCGCCAATGTATGTTGATTAGTGTGAGCTGGGAATTAAGCTGCCCATGCAACTCCTAATCGAAACAGAAAATCAAGAAACGTGCAATCACATTACGCCAGGGATGATTCTACTAATTTAATCAGTTCGAAAATCAAAGAAAAGAGTGGGAGAAATCAGCCAAGGCGTGATATCTCACTAGATTTCATTCATTAGATCAACCAAATTAAGCATCCAGCAAACTCATTCCATTCAAAGTGCAGAAAACACTCACTAGATCTCACTCACACAAGCTACTACTGATCGTCTCTTATCATACGGAAGCAGAGGATGGATTCGGTCAGTCCACCACCTCGAGCGAGTCGTACTCCGGGCCGGAGATGGCATCAGCCATGACGGCGGCCGGCGTGAGTTGGCCGTCCCACTCCAGGAAGAGCCTCACCAGGTTCTTGGAGTAGCCGCTCACCACCGCCGCGTTCGCCTCGGTAgccaccaccggcgccgacgccggcgcgccCACGTTCCAGAACACCACCTCCGGCGCCGTGAACCCCTCCGCCGTGAACTTGGACCTGATGGTTTTCAGCTCGTCCTGCACCCGCCACGCGCTGGCGTTCAGCTCCATGTCGCTCAGCACGAACACCCTCCTCACCATCATGTCCTTGGCCAGCCCGCCGTAGGTCGCGACGGTCAGGATGCGGTCGAACACGCCCTGCAGGTTCAGGCTGCTGCCCTTGGGGGCGGCGCGCACGGGCGCCGCCAGCGACCGGAGCTTCTCCACCAGCGTCGCGCCGCACACCTTGTGCAGCTGCTGCGTCGCGTCGAAGGTGATCACCCGCCCCTTCCATGGATCCTGGCTCAGCTCCGAGATCAGCAGCCCCAGCgcgacggccgccgcgcccggTGGCTTCGCCACGTCGCCTCCCGACGACAGCCCGCACACCGCGATGCAGTTGCTcagccgcccgcccgccgccagcgCGGACACCATGCGGCGCCACTGGAGCTCGGCGGCCTCGTCGTGCTCGCCCTTGAGTGCAGCGGCCACCAGCTCGTGCGGCattgcggcgccgacatgcagCCGCGCGTGCCCGGTGCGCACCTCGTCCAGGAAGCCTGCGACGCCCGACTTGTCGTGCTTCTCGAACGCCCCCTTGTACTGCCGCATCGCCACGGACGGCACGCGCGCGTAGGGCATCTGTTCCCACTTGCCCGCGGTCATGTACACCTCCGGGAGCTCGAGGACCTTGCGCAGGGGCACGAGCACCTCGCGCCGGAGCCGGTTGCGGACGCGGTAGGCGTAGTGCTCGTCGGAGAGGAAGAGGTACTCCTGGCTCGACTCGCGCGGGAACATGCGGCGGGCGATGGCCTCGCAGAGCAGGGTCGCCCGGTCGTACGACGAGCGGAGAGACGGGCACCACTTGGCCGCGAGCCCGATCTTGGCGTTCTCGCCGGCGCGCATGTGCTCGACGTCGGACTTGAGCAGCTCGGCGAACGTGTCGGCGACGCCGTCGTAGAGGAAGCGGAAGCTGACGTCCGAGCCGTACCGCGAGAGCACGGACTGCGCGAGCTGCGCCTCCTTCTGCAGcctggccttcgccgcctcgGCATGGTCGATGCAGCGGCGCTTGAagcggaggcgggggcggcggcggcggccatcctCGGACTCGGTCTGgtcatcgccctcctcctcctcctccttgtgtTCGTCGCGGGGCCCGTGGAGGACGCGGTAGACGATCTCGAGGAGGTCCTTGAAGCAGCCGAACtcggcgaaggcggcgaggtTGGCGGCGAGCGTGCGGGGGTGGTGGTCGTGCATCCAGAGCGCGGCGGCGTAGAATCCCTCCCGGTCGGCCTTGCCGAGCCCCCGCACGGCGCGGAGGTGGCACACGAGCTTGAGCGCCGTGAGCGGGTCGCGCACCCACGCGGCGTCGAGGAGATCGCCGACCCTGGCGACCTCGGTGTCGCCGGGGACGATCTGGAAGAAGAAGTCGAGGCAGGGGTCGCCCGAGGTGAGCGGCCGCCCGGAGAGCCACGTCACCTGGACCGCGGCGGCTGCGCCGCCTCCATCTGGGACGGCGATCGGAGgcccgaggaggaggatggggtTCGcaaccatggcggcggcggcggagggtggcGAGGTTtcggtggatttttttttttttttgaatcggAGGAAGGGAGCAGATTAGGCGAAGGAGAGAGATCGATTAGTTGAGATTtatggccgccgcggcgccgcctccggaTGCGATGGCGTGGCAAGCACGTACGGCTCGCATGCACGACTTTCGAGCCATCTCGTCCGTCCAATCACTATGTCGGTTCAAATCAACGGAGTAAGATCTGGATTTACGCCGCCCTAATTGCCATAGCCGAGCCTACAATTAAGGAAGGCATTTTTTTCTATGGGCCTTGCATTGAGCCCGGCCCAAATATCTAGCCTTTAGCCTTACACGCATTGTAGACTTTGTGCATCATATCTTGCGCACAACGTGTTTTGTACAGTTATACGGTTGTGTCCTTGTTTTTatctgctctttttttttcttctgcaaaaaaaatgtgtgtATGAATGTATGAATTATATAGGGCTATTTTTTTGGTTGCATACCAAAACTTGTCTTGCCAAATATTTGGTAACTTTGAATAATACATGCTACTATGCATTTACATTGTTACCAATTTTTACCAAGCTATTACAATTGATACTACATTACCAGAACATTGGTAGTGCTAAAACTTATCTAAGGTTTAACACTACCAATAATTTAGTTCTCCTTGTTTTATTGCAAAATTAATGTACACGTTGCATATATATAGTGTAAGAAAGAGTTAATCGCACATTAATGTAACATTTATTGCAAAATTAAGTTTAATCTTAAACTACCCCAAGTTTTCCTATGTGGATATTATTAtggccgcctcgcccgcctgCAGATGCGCGATGCGTGCGTGGCGAGCACGACTCGCATGAAACCCAGACTAGATGCATAATCAGGTCGGTTCAATTCAAATCACTAATGTCGGTTCAAATCCATCTCATCCGTCCAACCACTATGTCGGTACGAATCAACGGCACAGGATAAGGAAGGAAATCTTCATGGGCCTCCCGTTGCGGCCCAAATAAGAAGGCCATGGCCTATATAGATCGGAAATCCAGAGCGATCCCTTCTCGCAGTCTCGCCTAGCTCCTGAAGTTTTAACGATCGCCTCCATGGattccgccgccaccgtcgccgccgcccgcctcctcggCCCTCCGGTGATCCgagccgcgcggccgccgcacgatgccgccgacgccgcctcccaCCCCTTCCTCCAGCTACTCGACGCCAACTTCAACCCCCCTCCTCCTGGTCCTCCCGCTGCCTTCGGATCGAAGACGAAGGCGACGCCGCGGAAGGCCCGCACCGAGAACGACTCCGCCACCTACGCCAACTCTGGCAACCCCTGCCTCGACCTCTTCTTCCAGGTCGTCCCCGACACGCCCGCCGACCGcgtccgcggcctcgtcgccgccgcgtgggCGCACGACCCGCTCACCGCGCTCAAGCTCGTCTGCAACCTCCGCGGCGTGCGCGGCACCGGCAAGTCCAACAAGGAGGGGTTCTACGCCGCCGCGCTGTGGATGCACGAGCACCACCCGAGGACGCTCGCCTGCaacgtcgccgccctcgccgagtTCGGCTACCTCAAGGACTTCCCCGAGCTGCTGTTCCGCCTGATCCACGGCAACGACGTCCGCAAGCTCGGCAAGGCCAAGGCGGCCGCCCACAAGATGCGCAAGGCCAGGGAGAAGAAGGCTGCCACACTGGCCGGCCGAAAGCGCAGCCGAGGCTACGGTGGCGGCAGCATCCTCGACGCCATGACGCCGTCCAAGCCGCTGCTCTCCGATTTTGTCTCCGCCGAGCTCTCCAAATCCAAAAccaagagcaagagcaaggtCAAGCCCGAGACAAGCAGCAGCAATCCCGGCGCGGCGATGGAGATCGAGAAGCCTCAAGAGGCGGCGCAGCCCGTCGCCATGGAGGTGGACGGGAAgccggagaaggagaagggggTGGGCGGGAAGCCGGAGAATAAGGAGGTCTCGAAGAAGGCGCGGAAGGCGGGCAAGTTCGCCGTGCAGTCGCTGGAGAGGTACTACGGCGACCGCGCCTACCGCTTCCTGTTCGACTGCGTCGCCGAGTTCTTCGCCGAACTCCTCGCCTCCGACCTCGAGCAGCTGGCCCCCGGCGGCAAGCGGAGGAAGATCGGACTCGCCGCCAAGTGGTGCCCCACGCCGGGATCGTCGTTTGACAGGACGACGCTGCTCTGCGAGGCCATCGCCCGCCGCCTCTTCCCGCGCGACTCCAGCCCAGACTACGCCCAGCTCTCGGACGAGCACTACGCCTACagcgtcctccgccgcctccgccgggaAGCGCTGGTGCCGCTGCGCGACGTTCTCCAGCTCCCCGAGGTGTACATGAGCGCCCGGCGATGGTCCGAGCTGCCCTACACCCGCGTCGCCTCCGTGGCCATGAGGCGCTACAAGGCCCTGTTCAAGAAGCACGACGAGGACCGCTTCGCCCagtacctcgccgccgtcgaggaggGCAAGGCCAAGATCGcggcgggcgcgctcctgccgCACGAGATCGCGTCCGCCGCCatgcgcggcgaggaggacgacgtgTCCGAGCTGCAGTGGCGCCGCATGGTGGACGACCTCCGCGCCAAGGGCTCCCTGCGCAACTGCATCTCCGTGTGCGACGTGTCCGGGAGCATGTCCGGCACGCCGATGGACGTGTGCGTGGCGCTCGGCGTGCTCACGTCGGAGCTCAGCGAGGAGCCGTGGGCGGGGAGGGTGATCACCTTCAGCGCGAGGCCCCAGCTCCACATGATCAAGGGCAAGACCCTCGCCGAGAAGCTGCGGTTCGTGCAGAGGATGGACTGGTGCATGAACACCAACTTCCAGGCGGTGTTCGACCAGATCCTCCGCACGGCCGTCGACGGCAGGCTGCCGCCGGAGAAGATGATCAGGACCGTGTTCGTGTTCAGCGACATGGAGTTCGACGAGGCGTCGACCAACCACTGGGAGACCGACTACGAGACCATCTGCAGGAAGTTCGGGAGCGCCGGCTACGGCGACGCGGTGCCGCAGATCGTGTTCTGGAACCTTCGCGACTCCACGTCGACGCCGGTGACGTCGACGCAGCCCGGGGTGGCCATGGTGAGCGGCTTCTCCAAGAACCTCCTCAAGATCTTCTTGCAGAACGATGGCGTGGTGAACCCGGAGGCGGTcatggccgccgccatcgccggggAGGAGTACCAGAAGCTCGTGGTGTTTGATTAGAGTAGCGAATGTTGTTTTTCTCCTCTTTCCGAATTTTACTCTAGCTATCTGCTATCTCCTCTGTTAAAATCTAGCTATAATCGAATTGAGTTTGATCCCCACATTGGAACCAGTAAGAGAAATGAATTTGGTAGAGCTGGTCTAAATTTTGCGTGGCGTCAGCTCCTTCTGATTACTTGATTTGATACGCTCAAACATCCCTCCAACAAAAAGCACCAAGTGCATTATATAACAACAAAAAGCACCCACAATCGCATTATATTATGGAGTTGTTCGTGCATTATATTATCAATCGCGTTATATTATGGAGTTGTTCGTGCATTATATTATGGAGTTGTTCGTTAAGTAGTTGCTGTGATCACACATGTATTGGTTTTTTAACCACAGGTATTGATATCATATTATCATACATAATTCACAGATTGAAAGATCTAAAAAATGTACAAGTTGGGTGAAGGTAActttcttgtgtttttttttcttgaagcaCTGCAATCCAAGACCAAAAATACAGGGAAGGAAAAGAAACTCTGAACATGACACAGACTTGGAACAGAACATTATTTTAGAACAGATTATACTACTAATTTCCGAACTGTCTAGAATTCAGTTAAAATGCCACCAATTCATGCACAGGGAAAGTTTCAGAACCTAATATATGTGTCCCAATGACAGCTCAGTTCACTATGGAACAGAAATTCCAGCCTTCCAGGTTTTGGCATCACAGCttaagtctgaactctgaagcatCCAAAACCAACAGGAGGGgattggggggtggggggggggggatggaaAATAAGCTTTGCACATGCCTCAGACTGTAAATGATTTCAGCAGTAGATTGAAACTTCTCATTTCCTAACTGGACAGATTCAGTTAAACCGATACAAATCCATGCCCAGGAAGTTTTCCAAGACATTAGCTAGATGTGTGTCCTAATGAcagttttcagttcgctacagAGCAGAAGTTCCCGGTTTCAGAAAGGTAGAATTCCATCCTCCTGGGTGACATACTGATAGGGATCTTGATCAGGTGGTGGGCAATATGagtcttctgctgctgctgccggccaGGACAGTGACGCTGTTGGAGCCTCCTCGTCATCAATAGCGACAAATTC is from Oryza sativa Japonica Group chromosome 9, ASM3414082v1 and encodes:
- the LOC4347475 gene encoding uncharacterized protein; protein product: MVANPILLLGPPIAVPDGGGAAAAVQVTWLSGRPLTSGDPCLDFFFQIVPGDTEVARVGDLLDAAWVRDPLTALKLVCHLRAVRGLGKADREGFYAAALWMHDHHPRTLAANLAAFAEFGCFKDLLEIVYRVLHGPRDEHKEEEEEGDDQTESEDGRRRRPRLRFKRRCIDHAEAAKARLQKEAQLAQSVLSRYGSDVSFRFLYDGVADTFAELLKSDVEHMRAGENAKIGLAAKWCPSLRSSYDRATLLCEAIARRMFPRESSQEYLFLSDEHYAYRVRNRLRREVLVPLRKVLELPEVYMTAGKWEQMPYARVPSVAMRQYKGAFEKHDKSGVAGFLDEVRTGHARLHVGAAMPHELVAAALKGEHDEAAELQWRRMVSALAAGGRLSNCIAVCGLSSGGDVAKPPGAAAVALGLLISELSQDPWKGRVITFDATQQLHKVCGATLVEKLRSLAAPVRAAPKGSSLNLQGVFDRILTVATYGGLAKDMMVRRVFVLSDMELNASAWRVQDELKTIRSKFTAEGFTAPEVVFWNVGAPASAPVVATEANAAVVSGYSKNLVRLFLEWDGQLTPAAVMADAISGPEYDSLEVVD
- the LOC4347476 gene encoding uncharacterized protein, with protein sequence MDSAATVAAARLLGPPVIRAARPPHDAADAASHPFLQLLDANFNPPPPGPPAAFGSKTKATPRKARTENDSATYANSGNPCLDLFFQVVPDTPADRVRGLVAAAWAHDPLTALKLVCNLRGVRGTGKSNKEGFYAAALWMHEHHPRTLACNVAALAEFGYLKDFPELLFRLIHGNDVRKLGKAKAAAHKMRKAREKKAATLAGRKRSRGYGGGSILDAMTPSKPLLSDFVSAELSKSKTKSKSKVKPETSSSNPGAAMEIEKPQEAAQPVAMEVDGKPEKEKGVGGKPENKEVSKKARKAGKFAVQSLERYYGDRAYRFLFDCVAEFFAELLASDLEQLAPGGKRRKIGLAAKWCPTPGSSFDRTTLLCEAIARRLFPRDSSPDYAQLSDEHYAYSVLRRLRREALVPLRDVLQLPEVYMSARRWSELPYTRVASVAMRRYKALFKKHDEDRFAQYLAAVEEGKAKIAAGALLPHEIASAAMRGEEDDVSELQWRRMVDDLRAKGSLRNCISVCDVSGSMSGTPMDVCVALGVLTSELSEEPWAGRVITFSARPQLHMIKGKTLAEKLRFVQRMDWCMNTNFQAVFDQILRTAVDGRLPPEKMIRTVFVFSDMEFDEASTNHWETDYETICRKFGSAGYGDAVPQIVFWNLRDSTSTPVTSTQPGVAMVSGFSKNLLKIFLQNDGVVNPEAVMAAAIAGEEYQKLVVFD